The Camelina sativa cultivar DH55 chromosome 14, Cs, whole genome shotgun sequence genome includes a window with the following:
- the LOC104740602 gene encoding uncharacterized protein LOC104740602 isoform X1: protein MTDPEQKLTALKKAYADTILNTAKEAAARVMISEKKARGFQQELAAVRDEALRTCLRLKQMYDSKVKEAESISLKKQQKIEELEAQLGEAEDIVGELRTELRESRSLLEKLINDRQTNLSNEGKNTNEAVSLQVREDSSNHERSVVANGIKPHMSDRYFSINHCYYKENKDPCLHTLPSILSRRREAETVERKTASGDCADVGSLTEARKEEEKETDIELCTTPLSPSEKPCVKFSYKRKRNMDGRDRSSSPERGGSSSSQDDDDDEIRNRRQKTGEKDNIYLDSFTGTEPARDSRRVAQVARQLLPFSEKNVLQQSQCDDVP from the exons ATGACCGACCCAGAG CAGAAATTAACGGCCTTGAAGAAGGCTTACGCGGATACGATACTGAACACGGCGAAGGAGGCGGCGGCGCGTGTGATGATATCCGAGAAGAAAGCTCGTGGCTTTCAGCAAGAGCTTGCGGCGGTTAGAGATGAGGCTCTCCGTACTTGTCTTAGGCTTAAACAGATGTATGATTCCAAG GTCAAGGAGGCAGAAAGTATTTCTTTGAAGAAGCAGCAAAAGATTGAGGAACTTGAAGCTCAACTTGGAGAAGCTGAAGATATTGTAGGAGAGCTAAGGACGGAGTTACGAGAATCACGTTCTCTCCTCGAGAAATTGATTAATGATCGTCAAACAAATCTTAGCAACGAAGGAAAAAACACCAACGAAGCAGTTTCTTTACAAGTGCGCGAGGACTCTAGCAACCATGAGAGATCAGTAGTGGCTAATGGAATCAAACCACATATGAGTGACAGATATTTTAGTATTAACCATTGTTATTATAAAGAGAACAAAGATCCTTGTCTTCATACTCTTCCTTCCATACTAAGTAGACGCAGAGAAGCTGAGACAGTAGAAAGGAAAACGGCCAGTGGAGATTGTGCTGATGTGGGATCACTTACAGAAgcaaggaaggaagaagagaaagagactgATATTGAGCTTTGTACTACACCTTTGTCGCCTTCTGAGAAACCATGTGTCAAATTCTCATATAAGAGGAAGCGTAACATGGATGGAAGAGACAGGAGCAGCAGCCCTGAAAGAGGAGGTTCGTCATCAtcacaagatgatgatgacgatgagaTCAGAAACAGGAGACAAAAGACTGGTGAGAAAGACAACATTTACTTGGATTCTTTCACCGGCACAGAACCAGCTCGTGATAGTCGACGTGTAGCTCAGGTCGCTCGTCAG CTTTTACCATTCTCGGAGAAGAACGTGTTGCAGCAGAGTCAGTGTGATGATGTTCCTTGA
- the LOC104740602 gene encoding uncharacterized protein LOC104740602 isoform X2 has protein sequence MTDPEKLTALKKAYADTILNTAKEAAARVMISEKKARGFQQELAAVRDEALRTCLRLKQMYDSKVKEAESISLKKQQKIEELEAQLGEAEDIVGELRTELRESRSLLEKLINDRQTNLSNEGKNTNEAVSLQVREDSSNHERSVVANGIKPHMSDRYFSINHCYYKENKDPCLHTLPSILSRRREAETVERKTASGDCADVGSLTEARKEEEKETDIELCTTPLSPSEKPCVKFSYKRKRNMDGRDRSSSPERGGSSSSQDDDDDEIRNRRQKTGEKDNIYLDSFTGTEPARDSRRVAQVARQLLPFSEKNVLQQSQCDDVP, from the exons ATGACCGACCCAGAG AAATTAACGGCCTTGAAGAAGGCTTACGCGGATACGATACTGAACACGGCGAAGGAGGCGGCGGCGCGTGTGATGATATCCGAGAAGAAAGCTCGTGGCTTTCAGCAAGAGCTTGCGGCGGTTAGAGATGAGGCTCTCCGTACTTGTCTTAGGCTTAAACAGATGTATGATTCCAAG GTCAAGGAGGCAGAAAGTATTTCTTTGAAGAAGCAGCAAAAGATTGAGGAACTTGAAGCTCAACTTGGAGAAGCTGAAGATATTGTAGGAGAGCTAAGGACGGAGTTACGAGAATCACGTTCTCTCCTCGAGAAATTGATTAATGATCGTCAAACAAATCTTAGCAACGAAGGAAAAAACACCAACGAAGCAGTTTCTTTACAAGTGCGCGAGGACTCTAGCAACCATGAGAGATCAGTAGTGGCTAATGGAATCAAACCACATATGAGTGACAGATATTTTAGTATTAACCATTGTTATTATAAAGAGAACAAAGATCCTTGTCTTCATACTCTTCCTTCCATACTAAGTAGACGCAGAGAAGCTGAGACAGTAGAAAGGAAAACGGCCAGTGGAGATTGTGCTGATGTGGGATCACTTACAGAAgcaaggaaggaagaagagaaagagactgATATTGAGCTTTGTACTACACCTTTGTCGCCTTCTGAGAAACCATGTGTCAAATTCTCATATAAGAGGAAGCGTAACATGGATGGAAGAGACAGGAGCAGCAGCCCTGAAAGAGGAGGTTCGTCATCAtcacaagatgatgatgacgatgagaTCAGAAACAGGAGACAAAAGACTGGTGAGAAAGACAACATTTACTTGGATTCTTTCACCGGCACAGAACCAGCTCGTGATAGTCGACGTGTAGCTCAGGTCGCTCGTCAG CTTTTACCATTCTCGGAGAAGAACGTGTTGCAGCAGAGTCAGTGTGATGATGTTCCTTGA
- the LOC104740603 gene encoding 5' exonuclease Apollo-like isoform X1 gives MAIEMPRGLPFAVDTFGPYTTTTKRRKRHHFLTHAHKDHTVGISPSNVVVFPIYSTSLTISLLLQRHPQLDEYCFVRIEIGQSVVVDDQDGDFKVTAFDANHCPGAVMFLFVGSFGNILHTGDCRLTLDCLQSLPEKFVGRRHGMAPKCSLDYIFLDCTFGKASHSQRFPSKHSAIRQIINCIWNHPNAPVVYLACDMLGQEDVLLEVSRTFGSKIYVDKATNLECFRSLMVIVLEIVSEDPSSRFHIFSGFPKLYERTSAKLAEARSKLQNEPLIIRPSAQWYICDDEDYSESGSQIQKQRKVRFSEAVKDEFGLWHVCYSMHSSREELETALHLLSPRWVVSTVPSCRAMELNYVKKNCFISRFSPGDPFWKLLDIDMEVSSVAAADTHTVALSCCLMSEEIILDSAKSKLEPVIEASSKKKKLLSLSPEKNLPVTLFGRARLSSQESNQLHERKVIHTESVYTNKTSPVLEKLNVKEVVESLQDDNKEEAIEKESCRNVSSSSSREICKDLSGDLRKLYRSMNAPVPRPLPSLMELMNARKRSRNHLTL, from the exons ATGGCGATAGAGATGCCAAGAGGTTTACCATTTGCGGTCGACACATTTGGACCGTacacgacgacgacgaagagaagaaagagacatCATTTCTTAACACACGCTCACAAAGATCACACCGTTGGGATTTCTCCTTCTAACGTTGTCGTCTTCCCTATTTATTCTACTTCCCTcaccatctctcttcttctccaacgtCACCCtcag CTTGATGAGTATTGCTTCGTGAGAATTGAAATTGGGCAATCAGTGGTTGTTGATGATCAAGATGGTGACTTTAAAGTTACTGCCTTTGATGCCAATCATTGTCCTG GAGCCGTCATGTTCTTGTTTGTAGGAAGTTTCGGTAACATACTTCACACTGGTGATTGTAGGCTTACTCTGGATTGCCTACAGAGTCTACCTGAGAAATTTGTGGGAAGAAGACATGGCATGGCTCCAAAATGCTCTCTTGATTACATTTTCTTGGATTGTACTTTTGGGAAAGCCTCTCACTCTCAGAGGTTTCCTAGTAAGCATTCTGCTATTAGACAG ATCATCAATTGCATATGGAACCATCCAAATGCACCAGTTGTATATCTTGCTTGTGATATGCTGGGACAAGAGGATGTTCTGTTGGAAGTTTCTAGAACGTTTGGCTCTAAGATTTATGTCGACAAAGCTACAAACTTGGAGTGTTTCAGATCGTTAATGGTTATAGTTCTTGAAATCGTCTCTGAGGATCCTTCTTCGCGGTTCCACATATTCAGTGGGTTCCCTAAACTGTATGAAAGAACAAGTGCAAAGCTTGCTGAGGCCAGATCGAAACTTCAGAATGAACCTCTTATCATCCGCCCTTCAGCTCAGTGGTATATTTGTGATGACGAAGATTATTCCGAAAGTGGAAGCCAAATCCAAAAGCAGAGGAAAGTTAGGTTTAGTGAAGCTGTCAAGGATGAGTTTGGTCTTTGGCATGTGTGTTACTCTATGCATTCATCCCGTGAAGAATTGGAAACAGCGTTGCATCTTCTTTCTCCGAGATGGGTTGTATCAACTGTTCCTTCTTGTAGAGCAATGGAACTCAACTATGTGAAGAAGAACTGTTTCATCAGTCGGTTTTCGCCTGGTGATCCTTTCTGGAAGCTTCTAGACATCGACATGGAAGTTTCTTCAGTTGCAGCAGCTGATACTCACACAGTTGCTCTTAGTTGCTGTCTCATGAGTGAAGAAATTATTCTGGATTCTGCAAAATCGAAGCTAGAACCTGTAATCGAAGCATCtagcaaaaagaagaagcttctgaGTTTATCCCCTGAAAAAAATCTTCCTGTAACTCTGTTTGGGAGAGCAAGGCTAAGTTCTCAAGAATCTAATCAACTACATGAGAGAAAAGTCATACACACTGAATCTGTATACACCAACAAAACCTCGCCGGTATTGGAAAAGCTGAATGTAAAGGAAGTAGTTGAGTCGTTACAAGATGATAATAAAGAAGAGGCAATAGAGAAGGAGTCTTGTAGaaacgtttcttcttcttcttcaagggaGATTTGCAAGGATCTTAGTGGGGATTTGAGAAAGCTATACAGATCAATGAACGCACCTGTGCCTCGGCCTCTACCATCTTTGATGGAGCTTATGAACGCTAGGAAACGCTCTCGGAATCACTTGACTTTGTAG
- the LOC104740603 gene encoding uncharacterized protein LOC104740603 isoform X2 codes for MAPKCSLDYIFLDCTFGKASHSQRFPSKHSAIRQIINCIWNHPNAPVVYLACDMLGQEDVLLEVSRTFGSKIYVDKATNLECFRSLMVIVLEIVSEDPSSRFHIFSGFPKLYERTSAKLAEARSKLQNEPLIIRPSAQWYICDDEDYSESGSQIQKQRKVRFSEAVKDEFGLWHVCYSMHSSREELETALHLLSPRWVVSTVPSCRAMELNYVKKNCFISRFSPGDPFWKLLDIDMEVSSVAAADTHTVALSCCLMSEEIILDSAKSKLEPVIEASSKKKKLLSLSPEKNLPVTLFGRARLSSQESNQLHERKVIHTESVYTNKTSPVLEKLNVKEVVESLQDDNKEEAIEKESCRNVSSSSSREICKDLSGDLRKLYRSMNAPVPRPLPSLMELMNARKRSRNHLTL; via the exons ATGGCTCCAAAATGCTCTCTTGATTACATTTTCTTGGATTGTACTTTTGGGAAAGCCTCTCACTCTCAGAGGTTTCCTAGTAAGCATTCTGCTATTAGACAG ATCATCAATTGCATATGGAACCATCCAAATGCACCAGTTGTATATCTTGCTTGTGATATGCTGGGACAAGAGGATGTTCTGTTGGAAGTTTCTAGAACGTTTGGCTCTAAGATTTATGTCGACAAAGCTACAAACTTGGAGTGTTTCAGATCGTTAATGGTTATAGTTCTTGAAATCGTCTCTGAGGATCCTTCTTCGCGGTTCCACATATTCAGTGGGTTCCCTAAACTGTATGAAAGAACAAGTGCAAAGCTTGCTGAGGCCAGATCGAAACTTCAGAATGAACCTCTTATCATCCGCCCTTCAGCTCAGTGGTATATTTGTGATGACGAAGATTATTCCGAAAGTGGAAGCCAAATCCAAAAGCAGAGGAAAGTTAGGTTTAGTGAAGCTGTCAAGGATGAGTTTGGTCTTTGGCATGTGTGTTACTCTATGCATTCATCCCGTGAAGAATTGGAAACAGCGTTGCATCTTCTTTCTCCGAGATGGGTTGTATCAACTGTTCCTTCTTGTAGAGCAATGGAACTCAACTATGTGAAGAAGAACTGTTTCATCAGTCGGTTTTCGCCTGGTGATCCTTTCTGGAAGCTTCTAGACATCGACATGGAAGTTTCTTCAGTTGCAGCAGCTGATACTCACACAGTTGCTCTTAGTTGCTGTCTCATGAGTGAAGAAATTATTCTGGATTCTGCAAAATCGAAGCTAGAACCTGTAATCGAAGCATCtagcaaaaagaagaagcttctgaGTTTATCCCCTGAAAAAAATCTTCCTGTAACTCTGTTTGGGAGAGCAAGGCTAAGTTCTCAAGAATCTAATCAACTACATGAGAGAAAAGTCATACACACTGAATCTGTATACACCAACAAAACCTCGCCGGTATTGGAAAAGCTGAATGTAAAGGAAGTAGTTGAGTCGTTACAAGATGATAATAAAGAAGAGGCAATAGAGAAGGAGTCTTGTAGaaacgtttcttcttcttcttcaagggaGATTTGCAAGGATCTTAGTGGGGATTTGAGAAAGCTATACAGATCAATGAACGCACCTGTGCCTCGGCCTCTACCATCTTTGATGGAGCTTATGAACGCTAGGAAACGCTCTCGGAATCACTTGACTTTGTAG
- the LOC109128795 gene encoding uncharacterized protein LOC109128795 yields MDGTSWADQWDNSAKGGRIGGGAIVSSGGGGTKSSNSNTAKYKEKMGQGLEKTKAVASSGFKKLKTGSAIGFRWVKDKYHKTTNKH; encoded by the coding sequence ATGGACGGAACATCGTGGGCTGACCAATGGGACAATAGTGCGAAAGGAGGCCGTATAGGAGGCGGGGCCATCGTCAGTAGCGGCGGAGGTGGAACGAAGTCGTCGAACTCCAACACGGCTAAGTACAAGGAGAAGATGGGACAAGGGTTGGAGAAGACGAAAGCTGTTGCTTCTTCTGGTTTCAAGAAGCTCAAGACTGGTTCTGCTATTGGTTTTCGTTGGGTCAAGGACAAGTATCACAAAACcacaaacaaacactaa